In Maridesulfovibrio frigidus DSM 17176, a genomic segment contains:
- a CDS encoding glycosyltransferase codes for MTADFEYLPAGITSELNFLDLDEVCLHYVTHIRNFVLDEDLGAAYFNRFAADEGLNSNANGTKCFIHLINKLVKLAPFNPSILNIFNQLYPSPEVKAKSLLLTKEKLNTSLQAKVEHFVKRGKYAQAHAEVFLEFEKDKSSVIVADMLAELDIQAGIDIDQWVDTMSIHEIFEKDFACRLAVLYAKNGHAEKALQCWEKADDLGAAGSEVVYNFMASSSQKLGDSKRAIEFYGKSLELDPIQMPISLAKRELEKPFVVREDALAGTDVSICVYSYNKADLLDMTLKSVCESSIGECEIIVLLNGCSDGSLGVVKSAQKSYPQIAIELIDMPINMGAPAARNYLVNHVMTSRKSEYVAFLDDDVTLPANWLEALVTAIEEDSNIGAVGCKVVNPDASLQYLFRDVSIVKGGAFRLSLGIPFWSKDPGFYDVRRDVDTVMGCCHLMRRECFEKVPTFDICFSPSQLDDLAFHLDLRLAGYTVRYLGQLECVHHRSTGFQGVHKRVYGNSLGNDVKFYYRFLEHFDQLKSWQKKRNMSLFLK; via the coding sequence ATGACTGCTGATTTTGAGTATTTGCCAGCTGGAATTACCAGCGAACTAAATTTTTTGGATCTCGATGAAGTTTGTCTTCACTATGTTACTCATATTCGAAATTTTGTTTTGGATGAAGATCTTGGGGCAGCATATTTTAATCGCTTTGCCGCGGACGAAGGTCTTAATTCAAATGCTAACGGAACAAAATGTTTCATTCATTTAATCAATAAGCTGGTTAAACTTGCTCCATTTAATCCTTCTATTCTGAATATATTTAATCAGTTATATCCATCTCCAGAAGTAAAGGCGAAGTCGCTTTTGCTTACAAAAGAAAAACTAAATACTTCATTGCAAGCAAAAGTTGAGCATTTTGTTAAACGCGGTAAATATGCTCAAGCTCATGCTGAAGTTTTTTTAGAATTTGAAAAAGATAAAAGCAGTGTCATCGTTGCAGACATGCTTGCTGAATTAGATATTCAAGCTGGTATTGATATTGATCAGTGGGTTGACACGATGAGTATTCATGAAATTTTTGAAAAGGATTTTGCCTGCCGTTTAGCTGTTTTGTACGCTAAAAATGGGCATGCTGAAAAGGCGTTGCAATGCTGGGAAAAGGCTGACGATTTGGGCGCTGCAGGGTCGGAAGTCGTTTATAATTTTATGGCGAGCAGTTCTCAAAAACTAGGCGACAGCAAAAGGGCGATTGAATTTTACGGCAAATCTCTGGAACTGGACCCAATTCAAATGCCTATTTCTCTGGCTAAAAGAGAGCTTGAGAAACCGTTCGTTGTCCGTGAAGATGCGCTTGCTGGTACGGATGTTTCTATTTGTGTCTACTCTTACAATAAAGCAGATTTACTGGATATGACTTTGAAGAGTGTCTGCGAATCTTCGATCGGCGAATGTGAAATAATTGTGTTACTTAACGGTTGCTCTGATGGAAGTCTTGGTGTCGTTAAAAGTGCGCAAAAATCATATCCCCAAATTGCAATAGAATTGATAGATATGCCAATAAATATGGGGGCACCTGCTGCACGTAACTATCTTGTGAATCACGTTATGACTTCACGTAAGAGTGAGTATGTGGCTTTTCTTGATGACGATGTGACGTTGCCTGCAAATTGGTTGGAAGCTTTGGTTACTGCAATTGAAGAAGACTCAAATATTGGTGCGGTAGGCTGTAAGGTTGTGAATCCTGATGCATCGCTGCAATATCTTTTCAGGGATGTATCTATTGTGAAGGGGGGGGCATTCCGTCTCAGTCTCGGCATTCCTTTTTGGAGTAAAGATCCCGGATTTTATGATGTGCGCAGAGATGTTGATACTGTAATGGGGTGTTGTCATCTCATGAGGCGTGAGTGTTTCGAAAAGGTTCCTACTTTTGATATCTGTTTTTCACCAAGCCAGTTAGATGATCTGGCTTTCCATCTAGACTTGCGTCTGGCTGGTTACACTGTAAGGTATCTTGGCCAATTGGAATGTGTTCATCACAGATCGACAGGTTTTCAGGGGGTTCACAAAAGGGTGTACGGGAATTCACTGGGGAATGACGTCAAATTTTATTACCGATTCTTAGAGCATTTTGATCAGCTTAAAAGTTGGCAGAAGAAAAGAAATATGAGTCTTTTCTTAAAGTAG
- a CDS encoding HD-GYP domain-containing protein, translating into MAKFDSDYALFGTLAADFQEDVCVGSTPVTYANSASIELYGDLRGVTFLEIITEICGDPKEAQRLIDRLVAERKLLVEGCLSGKIVKYHSRIVDCGDPANIDVAHIIQAGITDITESATLKKLLYGTSEALKRAAKAADEDTGMHIMRINNYSKLLSELLDCDERFVEEISKFAQLHDIGKINVADIVRLPRKLTDTEFSKIMKHTTYGGDMIEGLGGLEMAHHIALEHHEKWDGSGYPKGKKGSEIFLEARIVAIADVFDALVSERPYKKAFSYEKTYEIIKNGDGRVMPAHFDPDVLRLFLEHYDDFVELHMNSKD; encoded by the coding sequence ATGGCTAAATTCGATTCAGATTACGCACTTTTCGGAACCCTTGCGGCTGATTTTCAAGAGGATGTATGTGTTGGCTCAACTCCTGTTACATATGCAAATTCAGCGAGTATAGAGCTTTACGGAGATTTGAGAGGGGTTACTTTTTTAGAGATAATAACGGAAATTTGCGGTGACCCGAAAGAAGCTCAACGCTTAATAGATCGTTTGGTTGCTGAACGAAAGTTACTAGTAGAAGGCTGTCTTTCTGGTAAAATAGTCAAATATCATTCGCGTATCGTTGATTGCGGGGACCCAGCAAATATTGATGTAGCTCACATTATCCAAGCTGGTATAACTGACATCACCGAAAGTGCTACTCTGAAAAAGTTGCTTTATGGCACTTCTGAGGCGTTAAAGAGAGCAGCCAAGGCCGCGGATGAAGATACGGGAATGCATATAATGAGAATTAATAATTATTCTAAACTTTTATCTGAGCTTCTGGATTGTGATGAAAGATTTGTAGAAGAGATTTCAAAATTTGCGCAGTTGCATGATATTGGTAAGATAAATGTTGCTGATATTGTTAGACTTCCTAGGAAATTAACAGATACAGAGTTTAGCAAAATCATGAAACATACGACATATGGTGGCGATATGATTGAGGGACTAGGCGGTCTGGAAATGGCCCACCATATTGCCCTTGAGCACCATGAAAAGTGGGATGGCAGTGGCTATCCGAAAGGAAAGAAAGGGTCAGAGATTTTTCTGGAAGCTAGAATTGTTGCAATAGCAGATGTCTTTGACGCACTGGTTTCAGAAAGGCCATATAAGAAGGCTTTTAGCTATGAGAAAACTTACGAGATTATCAAAAACGGGGATGGACGGGTTATGCCGGCACATTTTGATCCCGATGTTTTACGTTTATTTTTAGAGCATTATGATGATTTCGTTGAGCTGCATATGAACTCCAAGGATTAA
- a CDS encoding response regulator — protein MSHTVLVLDDDTYVRESIGMALEDSGLRIYQAESAETALKVLNTVQVDLVVVDLRLPGIDGIEFIDAAITLWPELKFIVYTGSPEYKIPVELENAVRVSNTIFLKPLPNSDEMLAEIERMLS, from the coding sequence ATGTCGCACACTGTATTGGTTCTAGATGACGACACATATGTTCGCGAAAGTATCGGAATGGCTTTAGAAGATAGTGGTCTGAGAATTTATCAGGCTGAAAGTGCTGAAACTGCGCTTAAAGTTTTAAACACAGTTCAAGTTGACCTAGTTGTCGTTGACTTGCGACTTCCTGGAATAGACGGAATCGAATTCATTGATGCGGCTATAACGCTATGGCCGGAATTAAAATTCATTGTTTACACAGGCTCTCCTGAGTATAAAATACCAGTAGAGCTCGAGAATGCTGTGCGAGTGTCAAACACCATTTTTTTGAAGCCGCTACCTAATTCAGATGAAATGCTTGCAGAAATTGAGCGTATGCTAAGTTAA
- a CDS encoding STAS domain-containing protein, producing the protein MPFDLSEEVRDEYTILFLQGVYNTQTIKHMKPRLYELAEEWGCKIIVDLNEALFIDVSCLGAFLKAHRTELRRGGNIVFVNRNDHIRNAFEAVQMDRILNIVPNLAEAHDFFAAKEEAI; encoded by the coding sequence TTGCCTTTTGATTTATCGGAAGAAGTGAGAGATGAATACACTATCCTTTTTCTGCAAGGGGTCTACAACACCCAAACCATAAAGCACATGAAGCCGCGTTTGTACGAATTAGCTGAGGAGTGGGGCTGTAAGATAATTGTTGATCTTAATGAGGCCCTCTTTATAGATGTTTCCTGTCTTGGCGCTTTTTTGAAGGCGCACAGGACTGAACTTCGCAGGGGTGGAAATATTGTTTTTGTTAACAGAAACGATCACATTCGTAACGCTTTTGAAGCCGTGCAAATGGATAGGATTTTAAATATTGTTCCTAATCTTGCTGAAGCGCATGATTTTTTTGCAGCTAAGGAAGAGGCTATATAG